The following are from one region of the Methyloversatilis discipulorum genome:
- a CDS encoding VOC family protein codes for MSRPFRILGLQQIAIGGPDRMKLRRLWVELFGLGLEGDFTSERENVVEDIAVLGSGPHRVEVDLMQPLDPAKKPRVDEPPLNHIGLWVDDLPTAVEWLTAQGMRFTPGGIRRGAAGHDIVFIHPKGNEDFPLCGEGVLIELVQAPPEVIAALG; via the coding sequence ATGAGCCGTCCCTTCCGCATCCTCGGCCTGCAGCAGATCGCCATCGGCGGCCCCGACCGCATGAAGCTGCGCCGCCTGTGGGTTGAGCTGTTCGGCCTCGGCCTCGAAGGCGACTTCACGTCGGAGCGCGAGAACGTGGTCGAGGACATCGCGGTGCTGGGCAGCGGCCCGCACCGGGTCGAGGTCGATCTGATGCAGCCGCTCGATCCCGCGAAGAAGCCGCGCGTCGACGAGCCGCCGCTGAACCACATCGGCCTGTGGGTGGACGACCTGCCGACTGCGGTCGAATGGCTCACCGCCCAGGGCATGCGCTTCACGCCGGGCGGCATCCGCCGCGGCGCGGCCGGGCACGACATCGTGTTCATCCACCCCAAGGGCAACGAGGATTTCCCGCTGTGCGGCGAAGGTGTGCTGATCGAGCTGGTACAGGCGCCGCCGGAGGTGATTGCGGCGCTGGGTTGA
- a CDS encoding TolC family outer membrane protein, producing the protein MRLSRTAALIAGLLASTGTLAAEDLLAVARAALANDAQFQSARAQREATSEKLPQARAGLLPSLTLNGTTQWNDVEISKPVDRSTQYNSHNFGFQLTQPLFRWANWVQFEQGKLQVAAADAQLAQARQDTLLRAAQAYFDLLYAQDVLTSIVAQKTAASEQLELARKSFEVGTVTITDVHEAQSRFDLATAQEIAARSDIEVKRHALAVITGRAPEALRGLRSEVAFTLPEPARMEEWVDRAQTESLTVLAQLANQEIANREIERQRAGHYPTVDLVATYGQNKTVITFAGAPLNNESTTGTVGVQVSVPLFQGLGQESRVRESAHLLDRARAEVDFARRNAAQQARQAWLGVANGIAQTAALRAAQVSSQSSLDANKLGYEVGVRINIDVLNAQQQLYVTRRDLAKARYDTLLAQLRLKAAAGQLAEPEIEAVNALLE; encoded by the coding sequence ATGCGCCTTTCGCGGACGGCTGCACTGATCGCCGGCCTGCTGGCATCGACCGGCACGCTGGCGGCTGAAGACCTGTTGGCCGTTGCGCGAGCGGCGCTGGCCAACGATGCCCAGTTCCAGTCGGCGCGTGCGCAGCGCGAGGCGACTTCGGAAAAGCTGCCGCAGGCGCGCGCCGGACTGCTGCCCAGCCTGACGCTGAACGGTACGACGCAGTGGAACGACGTCGAAATCAGCAAGCCGGTTGATCGCAGCACGCAGTACAACTCGCACAACTTCGGCTTCCAGCTGACCCAGCCGCTGTTCCGCTGGGCCAACTGGGTGCAGTTCGAACAGGGCAAGCTGCAGGTCGCCGCGGCCGACGCGCAGCTCGCGCAGGCGCGGCAGGACACGCTGCTGCGTGCGGCGCAGGCCTATTTCGACCTGCTGTACGCGCAGGACGTGCTCACCTCCATCGTCGCGCAGAAGACAGCCGCCTCCGAGCAGCTCGAACTGGCGCGCAAGAGCTTCGAGGTGGGCACCGTCACCATCACCGACGTGCACGAGGCGCAGTCGCGCTTCGACCTGGCCACTGCGCAGGAAATCGCCGCGCGCAGCGACATCGAGGTGAAGCGGCACGCGCTGGCGGTGATCACCGGCCGCGCACCCGAGGCGCTGCGCGGTCTGCGCAGCGAAGTCGCGTTCACGCTGCCGGAGCCGGCGCGCATGGAGGAGTGGGTCGATCGCGCGCAGACCGAGAGCCTGACGGTGCTGGCGCAGCTGGCGAACCAGGAAATCGCCAACCGCGAAATCGAGCGTCAGCGCGCTGGCCACTACCCGACGGTCGATCTGGTCGCGACCTACGGTCAGAACAAGACGGTCATCACTTTCGCCGGTGCGCCGCTGAACAACGAGAGCACGACCGGTACCGTCGGCGTGCAGGTGTCGGTACCGCTGTTCCAGGGCCTGGGGCAGGAATCGCGCGTGCGCGAATCGGCCCACCTGCTCGACCGCGCCCGCGCCGAAGTCGATTTCGCCCGCCGCAACGCTGCGCAGCAAGCGCGGCAGGCCTGGCTGGGCGTGGCCAACGGCATCGCCCAGACCGCTGCGCTGCGCGCCGCGCAGGTGTCGTCACAGTCCTCGCTCGATGCCAACAAGCTCGGCTACGAGGTCGGCGTGCGCATCAACATCGACGTGCTCAACGCGCAGCAGCAGCTCTACGTCACCCGCCGTGACCTCGCCAAGGCGCGCTATGACACGCTGCTCGCCCAGCTGCGCCTGAAGGCGGCGGCCGGCCAGCTGGCAGAGCCGGAAATCGAGGCGGTCAACGCGCTGCTGGAATAA
- a CDS encoding rhodanese-like domain-containing protein yields MQQLSVTDLAAWLADESRPKPQLLDVREKHEWAICRIEGSQLMPMNTVPAQLQELDPERPLVCVCHHGGRSMQVAIFLERNGFSNVFNLSGGVDAWALQVDNTMARY; encoded by the coding sequence ATGCAGCAACTGAGCGTGACCGACCTCGCCGCCTGGCTGGCCGACGAAAGCCGTCCGAAACCGCAACTGCTGGACGTGCGCGAGAAGCATGAGTGGGCCATCTGCCGCATCGAGGGCAGCCAGCTGATGCCGATGAACACGGTGCCGGCGCAGCTGCAGGAACTCGATCCGGAGCGACCTTTGGTGTGCGTCTGTCACCACGGCGGCCGTTCGATGCAGGTCGCCATCTTCCTCGAACGCAATGGCTTCTCGAATGTATTCAACCTCAGCGGCGGCGTGGACGCCTGGGCGCTGCAGGTCGACAACACGATGGCACGGTACTGA
- a CDS encoding protein-L-isoaspartate O-methyltransferase family protein — protein sequence MDIEQARFNMVEQQIRPWDVLDQDILDLLFVVKRETFVPAPLRQLAFADTAIPLGHGAAMLEPKIEARVLQELKLKSTDTVLEIGTGSGYMAALLGARASQVTTVEIEPALAEMARQNLVAAGALNVRVEVGDAAQGWATHAPYDVIVVSGGLPVLPQELVAQLRPGGRLIAFIGEEPLMNCVLVKLNADGTQSQEVLFETVVPTLRNARGAQRFVF from the coding sequence ATGGATATCGAACAGGCGCGCTTCAATATGGTGGAACAGCAGATCCGGCCGTGGGACGTGCTGGACCAGGACATCCTCGACCTGCTGTTTGTCGTCAAGCGCGAAACCTTCGTCCCGGCGCCGCTGCGCCAGCTCGCTTTCGCCGACACGGCGATCCCGCTCGGCCACGGCGCCGCAATGCTGGAGCCGAAGATCGAGGCGCGCGTGCTGCAGGAACTGAAGCTGAAGAGCACCGATACCGTGCTCGAAATCGGTACCGGCTCCGGTTACATGGCGGCCCTGCTGGGCGCCCGCGCCAGCCAGGTGACGACGGTCGAGATCGAACCGGCGCTGGCCGAGATGGCTCGCCAGAATCTGGTCGCTGCCGGCGCGCTGAACGTGCGTGTCGAAGTCGGCGATGCCGCCCAGGGCTGGGCCACGCACGCGCCCTACGACGTGATCGTGGTGTCCGGCGGCCTGCCGGTGCTGCCGCAGGAGCTGGTCGCCCAGCTGCGTCCGGGCGGTCGCCTGATCGCCTTCATCGGCGAAGAACCGCTGATGAACTGCGTGCTGGTGAAGCTGAACGCCGACGGCACGCAGTCGCAGGAAGTGCTGTTCGAAACGGTGGTGCCGACGCTGCGCAACGCGCGCGGCGCGCAGCGTTTCGTGTTCTGA
- a CDS encoding efflux RND transporter permease subunit, which yields MKHRMQFYSRFISNHPLANITFIVVLLLGLMAYLGLPREQDPEINFNWVQITVALPGASPEDVEKRVLQPLEDAIQNVSDIRFISSAARDGLAGILVRFDEVPVSTFDKRVNDLRREIQNKARAELPVEAKEAQIIEITSSNGFPTAQILLTGRADDEVLRALGREMKTDLERMKGVDRVFSLGLHDPELRVEYSAQAAQARGLLPTDIADGVGAWFRDVFAGRQRAGEQEWLVRVVGQDADPGWLADVGVASLTRPGSMVKLDEVATVVRARARPTQQVSSDGQPGVLFSLAKKPGVNTLALIERVNEYVERKNAVLAAQGLKLELMDDQTVPTREAIAIMESNALVGLIMVILLCWVFLGSRIALLVGLGIPFSLAGTFAILQATGFTLNISVLLGVVIALGMLVDDAVVIVEAIYYRLQRGAATLDAVVGGVQEVWAPVLASVATTMAAFLPLMLLPGIVGKFMFVIPFVVTLALAISLIEAYWMLPAHVLSMGSKAERPSRLQATRTRFTRVLRHRYAKVLAFAVRHWIVLCVIVLSLVAGAVGAMATGLVRVQFFAFDPMRIFYVNIDMPAGSPLSATLARVQQIEGEVRRHLQDGEARRVAALAGAKFTDAEALFGDAYGQVVVALLPRADEGREVGAIVDGMRAAVVGLPGAGTISFTQLSGGPPVQKPVKVRVRGDDLVELRAASAEVKRILGAIDGTRDIVDDDIPGRPQLALQLDRDALRDAGLTADQVARAVRLQVEGEIVAITRDQGAKLEVRVAAAGHPDDDVMRVLDAPIALPGGAATTLRALVTADTTRGPGVIKHYNLRRTITVEADLDKDKLNALQVTDVLKAAWEEARTRFPRTDLDFSGELEDVEESLQAMKVLFLLGVGLIYLILAAQFRSYWQPLMILVTVPLAFTGVAFGLLVSGSPLSLYTLYGVIALTGIVVNSAIVLIDAANERLAAGMSVLHAAIYAARRRVVPIIITTSTTVGGLFSLAAGIGGYSLLWGPVAGAIVWGLGVATVLTLFVMPALYIACMRPRTARTRLRSSF from the coding sequence ATGAAGCACCGCATGCAGTTCTATTCGCGCTTCATCAGCAATCATCCGCTGGCCAACATCACCTTCATTGTGGTGTTGCTGCTCGGCCTGATGGCCTATCTCGGCCTGCCGCGCGAACAGGACCCGGAAATCAACTTCAACTGGGTGCAGATCACCGTCGCGCTGCCCGGTGCTTCGCCCGAGGACGTCGAGAAGCGGGTGCTGCAGCCGCTCGAGGACGCGATCCAGAACGTATCCGACATCCGTTTCATCTCGTCGGCCGCACGCGACGGTCTGGCCGGCATCCTGGTGCGCTTCGACGAAGTGCCGGTCAGCACCTTCGACAAGCGCGTAAACGACCTGCGGCGCGAAATCCAGAACAAGGCACGGGCCGAGCTGCCGGTCGAGGCGAAGGAAGCGCAGATCATCGAAATCACCAGTTCGAACGGCTTTCCGACCGCGCAGATCCTGCTCACCGGCCGCGCCGACGACGAGGTGCTGCGCGCGCTCGGACGGGAAATGAAGACCGACCTCGAGCGCATGAAGGGCGTCGATCGCGTGTTCTCGCTCGGCCTGCACGACCCCGAACTGCGCGTCGAATACTCGGCGCAGGCGGCACAGGCGCGCGGTCTGCTTCCGACCGACATCGCCGACGGCGTCGGCGCCTGGTTCCGCGACGTGTTCGCCGGCCGGCAGCGCGCTGGCGAGCAGGAGTGGCTGGTGCGCGTGGTCGGCCAGGACGCCGATCCCGGCTGGCTGGCCGACGTCGGCGTCGCATCACTGACCCGCCCGGGCAGCATGGTGAAGCTGGACGAGGTGGCGACCGTGGTGCGCGCCCGCGCGCGGCCGACGCAGCAGGTGTCATCCGACGGCCAGCCCGGCGTGCTGTTCTCGCTGGCCAAGAAGCCGGGCGTGAACACGCTGGCGCTGATCGAGCGCGTCAATGAATACGTCGAGCGCAAGAACGCGGTGCTGGCGGCGCAGGGGCTCAAGCTCGAACTGATGGACGACCAGACGGTGCCGACGCGCGAGGCGATTGCCATCATGGAATCGAATGCGCTGGTCGGTCTGATCATGGTCATCCTGCTGTGCTGGGTCTTCCTCGGCTCGCGTATCGCACTGCTGGTCGGCCTCGGCATTCCGTTCTCGCTGGCCGGCACTTTCGCCATCCTGCAGGCGACCGGCTTCACGCTGAACATATCGGTACTGCTGGGCGTGGTGATCGCGCTCGGCATGCTGGTCGACGATGCGGTGGTCATCGTCGAGGCCATCTACTACCGGCTGCAGCGCGGCGCCGCCACGCTCGATGCCGTGGTCGGCGGCGTGCAGGAGGTGTGGGCACCGGTGCTGGCCTCGGTGGCGACGACGATGGCCGCCTTCCTGCCGCTGATGCTGCTGCCAGGCATCGTCGGCAAGTTCATGTTCGTCATCCCCTTCGTCGTCACGCTGGCGCTGGCGATCAGCCTGATCGAGGCTTACTGGATGCTGCCCGCCCACGTGCTGTCGATGGGCAGTAAGGCCGAGCGGCCGTCGCGGCTGCAGGCCACGCGCACCCGCTTCACCCGCGTGCTGCGCCATCGCTACGCCAAGGTGCTGGCGTTCGCGGTACGCCACTGGATCGTGCTGTGCGTAATCGTGCTGTCGCTGGTCGCCGGCGCGGTCGGCGCGATGGCGACCGGTCTGGTGCGCGTGCAGTTCTTCGCCTTCGACCCGATGCGCATCTTCTACGTGAACATCGACATGCCGGCCGGCAGTCCGCTGTCGGCGACGCTGGCGCGGGTGCAGCAGATCGAGGGCGAGGTACGCCGCCATCTGCAGGACGGCGAGGCGCGGCGCGTGGCGGCGCTGGCCGGCGCCAAGTTCACCGACGCCGAGGCGCTGTTCGGCGACGCCTACGGCCAGGTGGTCGTGGCGCTGCTGCCGCGTGCGGACGAGGGGCGCGAGGTCGGTGCCATCGTCGACGGCATGCGCGCAGCAGTCGTCGGGCTGCCCGGCGCCGGCACGATCAGCTTCACCCAGCTGTCCGGCGGGCCGCCGGTGCAGAAGCCGGTCAAGGTGCGGGTGCGCGGCGACGATCTGGTCGAACTGCGCGCTGCCAGCGCCGAGGTCAAACGCATCCTCGGCGCCATTGACGGCACGCGCGACATCGTCGACGACGATATTCCGGGCCGGCCGCAGCTGGCGCTGCAGCTCGACCGCGACGCGCTGCGCGACGCCGGTCTGACCGCCGATCAGGTGGCGCGCGCGGTGCGCTTGCAGGTGGAGGGCGAGATTGTCGCCATCACGCGCGATCAGGGTGCCAAGCTCGAAGTGCGTGTCGCCGCGGCCGGTCACCCGGATGACGACGTGATGCGTGTGCTCGACGCGCCGATCGCGCTGCCCGGCGGTGCAGCCACCACCTTGCGCGCGCTGGTCACCGCCGACACCACGCGTGGGCCGGGCGTGATCAAGCACTACAACCTGCGCCGCACGATCACGGTGGAGGCCGACCTCGACAAGGACAAGCTGAACGCGCTGCAGGTGACCGACGTGCTGAAGGCGGCGTGGGAAGAGGCGCGCACGCGTTTCCCGCGCACCGACCTCGACTTCTCCGGCGAACTGGAAGACGTCGAGGAAAGCCTGCAGGCGATGAAGGTGCTGTTCCTGCTCGGCGTCGGACTGATCTACCTGATTCTCGCGGCGCAGTTCCGCAGCTACTGGCAGCCGCTGATGATTCTGGTCACCGTGCCGCTTGCCTTTACCGGCGTCGCCTTCGGCCTGCTGGTCAGCGGTTCGCCGCTGTCGCTGTACACGCTGTACGGCGTAATCGCGCTGACCGGCATCGTCGTCAATTCGGCCATCGTGCTGATCGACGCCGCCAACGAGCGACTGGCCGCCGGCATGAGCGTGCTGCACGCAGCGATCTACGCCGCCCGCCGCCGCGTCGTGCCCATCATCATCACCACCAGCACCACCGTCGGCGGACTGTTCTCGCTGGCCGCCGGCATCGGCGGCTATTCGCTGCTGTGGGGGCCGGTGGCCGGCGCCATCGTCTGGGGGCTCGGTGTCGCCACCGTGCTCACGCTGTTCGTGATGCCCGCCCTCTACATCGCCTGCATGCGCCCGCGCACTGCACGCACACGACTTCGCTCAAGTTTCTGA
- a CDS encoding efflux RND transporter periplasmic adaptor subunit, with translation MIKLFAFCFAALLPVLPASAQTPPAVGFKPLSEIAIYPQRDAPAQAVALNRTQLAAELSARVASTHAEPGEHVKKGQVLVRLDARDYQLALERAQAQLAAAQARLAQADAQLRRTRALRDQNFVSPEALTQRETEVEVVRADVAVAANAVDLARRNVDKCVLRAPYDAVVRTREASAGSLAGVGTLLMTLDDARKVEVSARVAPRDLDALRAARELAFVSPAGRQPLRIARVSPAIDDATRTHEVRAVFTGERAPSGAEGRLVWQDPAPHVPGELLVRRGPALGVFVVREGSARFMPLDGAQEGRPARTDLPADTRIAVDGRNSLVDGQSLK, from the coding sequence ATGATCAAGCTGTTCGCGTTCTGCTTCGCCGCGCTGCTGCCGGTCCTGCCGGCATCGGCGCAGACGCCGCCCGCCGTCGGCTTCAAGCCGCTGTCCGAAATCGCCATCTATCCGCAGCGCGATGCACCGGCGCAGGCGGTGGCGCTCAACCGCACCCAGCTCGCCGCCGAACTGAGTGCGCGCGTCGCGTCCACGCACGCCGAACCGGGCGAGCACGTGAAGAAGGGGCAGGTGCTGGTTCGCCTCGATGCGCGCGACTATCAGCTCGCGCTGGAGCGTGCGCAGGCGCAGCTCGCCGCGGCGCAGGCGCGGCTGGCGCAGGCCGACGCGCAGCTGCGTCGCACGCGTGCCCTGCGTGACCAGAACTTCGTTTCGCCGGAGGCGCTGACGCAGCGCGAGACCGAAGTCGAGGTGGTCCGCGCCGATGTCGCCGTCGCCGCCAACGCCGTCGATCTGGCGCGGCGCAATGTCGACAAGTGCGTGCTGCGCGCACCCTATGATGCAGTGGTGCGCACGCGCGAGGCTTCGGCCGGCTCGCTGGCCGGCGTCGGTACGCTGCTGATGACGCTGGACGACGCACGCAAGGTGGAGGTGTCGGCGCGCGTGGCGCCGCGCGATCTCGACGCGCTGCGCGCCGCCCGCGAACTCGCCTTCGTGTCGCCGGCCGGCCGCCAGCCGCTGCGCATCGCCCGCGTCTCGCCGGCGATTGACGACGCCACCCGTACGCACGAGGTGCGCGCCGTGTTCACCGGAGAGCGTGCGCCCTCGGGCGCCGAGGGGCGGCTGGTGTGGCAGGACCCGGCGCCGCACGTGCCGGGCGAACTGCTGGTGCGCCGCGGTCCTGCGCTCGGCGTGTTCGTCGTACGCGAAGGCAGCGCCCGCTTCATGCCACTGGACGGCGCGCAGGAGGGCCGCCCGGCGCGTACCGACCTGCCGGCCGACACGCGCATCGCGGTCGACGGCCGCAACAGCCTGGTCGACGGACAGTCGCTGAAATGA
- a CDS encoding TetR/AcrR family transcriptional regulator yields MNAPVRRGRPALVDPAALIRCALDLFVEHGYAATRLEDVAHAAGVSKGTLYLYFDSKQALFAAVVREGLVPALAEGETLVAGWTGSGPDLMRQLLAGWWQLIGETPLGGLPKLMIAEARNFPDIAELYHREVMQRGCALVARAIDYGHARGEFRSPGDARTVDAVMAPLLLYVLMKHSFGSIADACRGGSEADDIRFRIEFSIQALLP; encoded by the coding sequence ATGAACGCTCCGGTTCGCCGCGGGCGCCCCGCGCTGGTCGATCCGGCCGCGCTGATCCGCTGCGCGCTCGATCTTTTCGTCGAGCACGGCTACGCCGCCACCCGGCTGGAGGACGTGGCGCACGCGGCCGGCGTGTCCAAGGGCACGCTCTACCTCTATTTCGATTCCAAGCAGGCGCTGTTTGCCGCCGTCGTGCGCGAAGGTCTGGTGCCGGCGCTGGCCGAAGGCGAGACGCTGGTGGCCGGCTGGACTGGCAGCGGTCCCGATCTGATGCGCCAGCTGCTGGCCGGCTGGTGGCAGCTGATCGGCGAGACGCCGCTCGGCGGCCTGCCCAAGCTGATGATCGCCGAGGCGCGCAATTTTCCCGACATCGCCGAGCTCTACCACCGCGAAGTGATGCAGCGCGGCTGCGCGCTGGTCGCGCGGGCGATCGACTACGGTCACGCGCGCGGCGAATTCCGCTCGCCCGGCGACGCGCGCACCGTCGATGCGGTGATGGCGCCGCTGCTGCTTTACGTGCTGATGAAACATTCCTTCGGTTCGATTGCCGACGCCTGTCGTGGCGGCTCCGAAGCCGACGACATCCGTTTCCGCATCGAATTCTCCATTCAGGCCCTGCTCCCATGA
- the gcvT gene encoding glycine cleavage system aminomethyltransferase GcvT: protein MMDTPNTAALRRTPFHPLHLAAGAKMVAFAGWDMPIQYAPGILQEHLHTRAHAGLFDVSHMGQIEVSGPGACAWLESLTTADLVALPDGRQTYSLLPNTAGGLIDDLMIQRMGDTFHVVCNASRLADVLAQFDAHPPGNDCSWRLRDDRVLLALQGPDAEAVLQPYGDLTGMRFLDVREFNDGARVSRSGYTGEDGFEISLPAETGPAFAERLLEHPHVRWIGLGARDTLRLEAGMCLYGNDIDATTTPVSAAIGWAVAPARRAGGVRAGGFPGAAVILGEFAAPPARVRVGLLPEGRAPQRAGAAVVDADGRQIGVISSGNHSPTLGRPIAMAYIERAAKLAGTPLFIESRGQKVPAAPATMPFVPNRYRR, encoded by the coding sequence ATGATGGACACCCCGAACACCGCGGCCCTGCGCCGCACCCCGTTTCATCCGCTGCACCTGGCCGCGGGCGCGAAGATGGTCGCCTTCGCCGGCTGGGACATGCCCATCCAGTACGCCCCGGGCATCCTGCAGGAACACCTCCATACGCGCGCCCACGCAGGCCTGTTCGACGTGTCCCACATGGGGCAGATCGAAGTCAGCGGCCCCGGCGCCTGCGCCTGGCTGGAATCGCTCACCACCGCCGACCTGGTCGCGCTGCCGGACGGCCGTCAGACCTACTCGCTGCTGCCGAACACCGCCGGCGGGCTGATCGACGATCTGATGATCCAGCGCATGGGCGACACCTTCCACGTGGTCTGCAACGCCTCGCGCCTGGCCGACGTGCTCGCCCAGTTCGATGCCCACCCGCCGGGCAACGACTGCAGCTGGCGCCTGCGTGACGACCGTGTGCTGCTCGCGCTACAGGGCCCGGACGCCGAAGCGGTGCTGCAGCCCTACGGCGACCTGACCGGCATGCGCTTCCTCGACGTGCGCGAATTCAACGACGGCGCGCGGGTCAGCCGCAGCGGCTATACCGGCGAGGACGGTTTCGAGATTTCGCTGCCGGCCGAAACCGGTCCCGCCTTCGCCGAACGCCTGCTCGAACATCCGCACGTGCGCTGGATCGGTCTCGGCGCGCGCGACACGCTGCGGCTGGAAGCCGGCATGTGCCTGTACGGCAACGACATCGACGCGACGACGACGCCGGTGTCGGCGGCCATAGGCTGGGCGGTCGCGCCGGCGCGGCGGGCCGGTGGCGTACGCGCCGGCGGTTTCCCGGGGGCGGCGGTCATCCTCGGCGAATTCGCCGCGCCGCCGGCGCGGGTGCGCGTCGGCCTGCTGCCGGAAGGCCGCGCGCCGCAGCGCGCAGGCGCTGCGGTGGTCGATGCCGACGGCCGCCAGATCGGCGTCATCAGCAGCGGCAATCACAGCCCGACGCTGGGCCGGCCGATCGCGATGGCCTATATCGAGCGCGCCGCCAAGCTGGCTGGCACGCCGCTGTTCATCGAATCGCGCGGGCAGAAGGTGCCGGCCGCACCCGCCACCATGCCCTTCGTACCGAACCGCTACAGGCGCTGA